In the genome of Pseudarthrobacter sp. IC2-21, one region contains:
- a CDS encoding IS630 family transposase, which translates to MANIAPALVVSDSQRALLEVLAKSQTASHREVQRAQVLLMAAEGLANDSIAKVAGLSPGTVRSWRARFEAEGLAHLGEVRAGRGRKPVIPQSKIDEIVDLTRNSKPEGHTHWSVRTMAAKVGVSPAQVQRIWAARGLKPHLVDTFKLSNDPKFEEKLIDVVGLYLNPPEKAIVLCMDEKSSIQALDRTQPSLPMTKGRAETMTHDYKRNGTTTLFAALDVATGKVIGSCLPKHRHEEFLVFLKTINKEVPRGLDVHLILDNYATHKHPDVKAWLVRNPRFQLHFTPTSSSWLNLVERWFRELTDKALRRGAFHSVPDLITKIEEYLAAHNTEPKPLVWTATADSILKKVARGRVALETIKQN; encoded by the coding sequence ATGGCGAACATTGCTCCTGCTTTGGTGGTTTCTGATTCCCAGCGTGCTTTGTTGGAGGTGCTCGCGAAGTCGCAGACGGCGTCCCATCGCGAGGTTCAGCGGGCGCAGGTGTTGTTGATGGCCGCGGAGGGGTTGGCCAATGATTCGATCGCGAAGGTTGCCGGGCTGAGTCCGGGGACGGTCAGGTCGTGGCGGGCCCGGTTCGAGGCAGAAGGCTTGGCCCACTTGGGCGAGGTGCGTGCCGGGCGTGGCCGCAAGCCGGTCATTCCACAGTCCAAGATCGATGAAATCGTTGATCTGACGCGCAATTCCAAGCCCGAAGGACACACGCACTGGTCGGTGCGGACGATGGCCGCGAAGGTGGGTGTGTCCCCGGCGCAGGTTCAGCGGATCTGGGCGGCCCGGGGCTTGAAACCACACCTCGTGGATACTTTCAAGCTCTCCAACGATCCGAAGTTTGAGGAAAAACTCATCGATGTCGTTGGTCTGTATCTGAACCCGCCGGAGAAGGCGATCGTGCTGTGCATGGACGAGAAATCCTCGATCCAGGCCCTGGACCGCACCCAGCCGTCCCTTCCGATGACGAAGGGCCGGGCCGAAACAATGACCCATGACTACAAACGCAACGGCACCACCACCTTGTTCGCCGCCCTGGACGTGGCCACCGGAAAAGTCATCGGCTCGTGCCTGCCCAAGCACCGGCACGAGGAATTCCTGGTGTTCCTCAAAACCATCAACAAGGAAGTCCCGCGCGGTTTGGACGTCCATCTGATCCTGGACAACTACGCCACCCACAAACACCCGGACGTGAAGGCCTGGCTGGTCAGAAATCCGAGGTTCCAGCTACATTTCACCCCCACCTCATCCTCGTGGCTGAACCTGGTCGAGCGCTGGTTCAGGGAACTGACCGACAAGGCATTACGCCGCGGTGCGTTCCATTCGGTACCGGATCTGATCACCAAAATCGAGGAGTACCTCGCCGCCCACAACACCGAACCCAAGCCCCTGGTATGGACCGCGACCGCAGACTCAATCCTTAAGAAAGTAGCCCGCGGCCGCGTCGCCCTCGAGACCATCAAACAAAACTGA
- a CDS encoding SDR family NAD(P)-dependent oxidoreductase — protein sequence MTPRTIVISGASDGIGAAAARTLAAAGDRVVVVGRSAEKTRALAKELNTDYFVTDFAELAQVRELAAQLRDGYERIDVLANNAGGIRGKHQLTVDGNESTFQINHLAPFLLTTELMDVLTASRAKVINTSSGANNFGKIDLFDLNAEHSYSTNRAYGTAKLANILFTSELHRRFGEQGITTAAFHPGVVRTNFAADSTSPMRHAYKTLLNRFMLTPEQGADTLLWLINGTPGTDWVSGAYYYKRALAKANAQAYDAELAQGLWEASEALVQPK from the coding sequence TTGACTCCTCGCACCATTGTGATCAGCGGCGCCAGCGACGGCATCGGCGCGGCAGCCGCACGGACTCTGGCCGCGGCAGGGGACCGGGTGGTCGTCGTCGGGCGTTCCGCTGAGAAGACGCGCGCACTCGCCAAGGAGCTCAACACGGACTACTTCGTGACCGATTTCGCCGAACTGGCGCAGGTCCGCGAGCTCGCGGCGCAGCTGCGGGACGGCTACGAACGGATCGATGTCCTGGCCAATAACGCCGGCGGCATCAGGGGCAAACACCAGCTCACGGTGGACGGGAACGAATCCACCTTCCAGATCAACCATTTGGCGCCGTTCCTGCTCACCACCGAGCTCATGGACGTCCTGACTGCCAGCCGCGCCAAGGTCATCAACACCTCCAGCGGTGCCAACAACTTCGGTAAGATCGACCTCTTCGACCTCAACGCCGAGCACAGCTACTCCACCAACCGTGCCTACGGCACAGCGAAACTCGCCAACATCCTCTTCACGTCCGAGCTGCACCGGCGCTTCGGTGAGCAGGGAATTACGACGGCGGCGTTCCACCCGGGCGTGGTCCGCACCAACTTCGCGGCGGACTCCACCAGCCCCATGCGGCACGCCTACAAGACGCTCCTGAACCGCTTTATGCTCACCCCGGAGCAAGGCGCTGACACCCTTCTCTGGCTGATCAACGGCACCCCCGGTACCGACTGGGTCTCCGGCGCCTACTACTACAAGCGCGCCCTCGCCAAAGCCAACGCCCAGGCCTACGACGCCGAGCTGGCGCAGGGTTTGTGGGAGGCCAGCGAGGCGCTGGTCCAACCCAAGTAA